The segment CGCTAGCATAACTCTGATGTATACTTTACCCATAACCCTTAGTAGGGAGATGCTTCTGTAGTTGGTACAGTCACTCTTGTCTGACTTGTTCTTATATAGGGTGATGATCTTGTCATCTTTCATGTCTTGCGGAACGTCTTCAGTATCAGGCTTCTTAACCTTCTACAGAGGTTTCCTACCTGTATCAGAttcttataaataaaactgttaaagcaCAATACCACGTCTGGTTTGACTATCAGGCTCTCTGTTTTGTCTGCGTCTTAACAGCGTGTGTACCATTGGGCAAAGCAACTTGTGGACAGCTGGCTTCCCAGCCAGCAGCTTTATGTGGGCCCCATGTAGATTTCTGACTGGCTATATTGGTACTACATTGTCTTGGCTAATAATCGGATTCTTGAATGGAGTCCACTTGGTTATTAAAGGGTATTTAAAAAACCTAGGGCCCTTTTTCAGCCCAGTtcttaaatatatgtttaagcGCTCTTACATGAAGATCCTATTAAATTGTAAAATGAtcattggaaaataaatcatTGCTTCAATTAGTTTTCTCTATTACAATTTTCCCTTCAACTCAACATATTAAAATATACTAGGATATAGCACGATTGTGCACAACCGCCTTCTGTAGGAATGTCCTTATATAGCCTTATGTGTCTTCCCCATGTTAAAATGTATCACTCTGGGGCAACATTGGTGCAGGAGCTAGGGAGTTTGCCCTGTAACCAGTGGGTCCGTACGTAAGGAATTTATATgataagtttcactttttgaactgagctactgaaataaatcatatttcTTGAGATGTACATGTCTGTAAGTGTTGACAGTGATTTGAGAGGTCTATTACAGATGCTGTTGCAACAGAAGGGCTTAAATGAAGAcaattagttatttttttctttgtctggtaaggaaaataaaaattagatcTGAATCCATAGCTGCAGATATAACATGCTGATGAACAAATAAGTTAATTGTAGCTTGTGTCTCTACTTGTATGTTGAACTTTTGAACATCTTTATAAAACATGGAGGAAAGTCGGTGTGTGCAGATCCAGAGATGAGGTTGTTCATGCCCACAGGTGAGGATTctttctgaccaatcagcaTCTCCAGAGATATGACGTAACCAAAAATGTACCAGGTTGGCTTGCTTGGCCTTTCAACTAAACTGGAACAAGAAGAAAGTGCAGTTTGTTCAAGTTAAGTAGTTTCGGACattaatgaaaaacaataaaagatttCAAGCCTTACCAGAACATTGCAGAAAAGCGCTCTTACTGGGATTATGCAAAAACCGCAGAGCTGAAATTTGTGAAGCTTGGTGAAAATCTGGAGCACAGGCGAAGGAATAACCTGCCAAATTTAGCTGTgctaacttttgttttttggggtaCATCCAGTCTTTGATAAAtatttttcctgcttttcttctctttgctctgaaAAAGGTTGGTTTCGTAGTAATTATTTCACtgaaaatctggtttcaacagagAAATGTTGCCTACAGTCACCCTCTGTTCCATGAGGATCCGTCCTCCTGTGGGACATCCCCAGACAGACAGGATcaagaaatggatggatgaaaggatggatggactgattaATGGATGGAAGCTCTATAAACATGTAAATCTGACCTTACAGTGtttcaaagctgcagcactGGCTGAATGAAGCTGTGCTTCTTTAAAAAGCTTCTTCGCCTGTTCAGTGAACTCTCCTTTTACACAGAAAGACGTTTTCAGACAGAAGAGGCTTTGATACACAAATACCACACAAGCCTTgcggaggaagaaaaaaacctttacaTACCCACCGCCCCTTGTAAACCCCCTTTGCTACCATtatcactgtgtgtgtgtccttgaGGGGAGGTGGGAATCTCCGGGGACAGAATCCATTTTACCTGTGTTTCCATTACGCCAGCAGACCtgtacatatacacacacataccatCCTATATTACCTGTGTTTCTTAAAGCTGAAGCAACACATATAATGTTAAACATGAAGTCAATAAGGCACCCAAACCTATACTTTTTACTCCTAAGTCTGCTTTAAAATTTGCTCCTCAGAGCAATAAAgactgaaaaatatacaaatgaaGACACAGAAATTCCTCAGAGGTTGGTGACTGGTTTCTGATAACAGAGATACTGAGGCTTATTAAAGTTCAGGTAACCAcaataaaaactgaacaaactAAGCTCTTTCACTCGTGTGTTGTCCCATTTTTTTAAGCGATTGTAATAGATTTTTGAATTACTTTAAAAGGAAAGTTGAACTTAAAGTCGGGGAAAACCCCAGGAAATCCCCTGAAGTTGGAATCCTGACTTGAAGAACTAAAAGTTCTTACCCACTTTGATTTTTAAATTCAACATGGCTTAATTGGACTGCTAAtacaagaaatatttaaaagtaatttttccaAACTTTATATCAAGTGCATAGTCTTTGAGGCTCCAAGTCAAGTCTCTAAAGACTGAAATAAAGGCCTTGTACATCTACCCAagtctatataaatgcaaatatctcccccacattgttttttttttaaataacattgtacacacaggattgtttttttaaaaaagttctcattgttttaaacattccAGATGCATAGCGGATAGGCAGTGTACCGTAAAACTAAAACCTATGTCAGCCAGTAAGAATCTTTCAAAATAATGGTGCCGTTGAACGAGAGAGAGttggtgtaaaacagctgacatCCAAAGGCTCTCTCTCCTTTGCACCTAAACTATTGGAGCAGTTGGGCTTttttaaactaacaaacaaaaagcGTCGGAACCAACTGTAGTGTTTATAACGTTCCATGCATGCTTTTACTTGATACCAGGGTGAACAGGAAATGCTGTGTAAATGCAGTGGATGTCAGTAAACGATTGGAGAGGCACAgaaattttgcacttaaaaaaataaacatttaaaatgttgtgtTAAAGTTTTGTTATTCAGTTAtgagaacataaataaaaataacattttctgtacaagctagcattagcaagGGTAGTGACATGTATCTGGCTCCAGATGTCACTTTCATGGCCCAACTATCAGTGACCTCTTCCAGGTAAAACATGACAAATACTTGCTGTAATGGCCTAACATTGTATATAACTATAAATCTTATTCCGGACCTTAACATTAatcacaaaataacaaaaatgtagCAACTTTATAAGTAGCTAATCTCTAAGCTAATGTCTTTTTGGTATTCTATGCATAGTCTTGAAGCAAGATAATTTCGACAGGCTTTTCTTCAGGCATGTATAAATTGACAGCAATCCCTGTACCAGCTAGAATGTGTTGAGTGGTAGATGCATAAAATGGCATGCATGCTCATGTACGTGTGCTAgcactagtgttgcgccgataccgataccagtatcggacggggcccagatccagcactaaaatggtggtatcggtatcggcaagtaccaacaaataggcaccgataccattttgatgtttgtatgtcacttgaacgcagccttttCTCTCCcgactactattatacatgttatataagttcatgacaGTTGCACTATTCTcacatttgagagccaaaagtttattcaactgcTGTCACCccttccaggtaggcaataaaaaatTCTACTACCCCAAGTAGTaagcagttcttcatatatacacacacaaatcagtttcaaacagatggtatcggtatcggccgatactgcaaggccaggtatcgggtatcggggccaaaaaatggcatcggcgcaacactagctAGCACATGAATGTGTCTGTTCACATGCTATGGTGACAGTTTAACCTTGTTACTACATAAATGGATACATCCCACTCGTTTTCTGACTTGACATGGGAACACAGATTCCATCAGATGTGACATAATTCCCAATTGGAGTTCTGACTTCTGAGGTAAACGGTACACACCAGAAAGATGTGAACTCTGACTTGAGAGCTGAAGGTTGATAATTGGGGGTAACTCATAAACTTGTGCCATTAGCGTTTCTTTGATGGATGTCTTGTTTATTAAACTACTGGATTAGGGTTGGCAGATAGAATCTATCTTTACACCAATACAGTTAAATGTAAAGAAACTGACTGTTAAATGTGCTTGTGATTGAATATcaacagaaactgaaaaaaatggaCAACGGTCTGTATACACTAAGCTTCACATTTAGTAGCTGATTCAGAAACTCACAGGTTACAACAACAATGACCACTTTCTCTGGTCAGAACTGCGGATCCAATCTGAATTGGCCTCAGTCTATAGAGCTTTGAGCTCGTAGTGGATTTGGTTCCAGGTGAAGCATTGTTGTTCTGCTCTGTTTGTTCTTCAGGTTCTATCAGAGGATCTAAGTTGGTGAAACTTGAACTGCTAGAGTCCACACTGAGTGTGTTTGTTCGAGGGGGATTCCCTTAACTGAGGACGCCAGGAAATTCCACGGACACTGTGGCTGTATATGTTGCCCCTCAATTGTTGTGAGGACCACTCTGTGTTTCACGTTGAACTTTGATGTACTGTAACACCAAGAAAACATCcatcttgttatttttttaattactgacATACTACAAAATAGGAAAAAGTCTCTGTCATGGAGGTTATTTCACTGTTAATCAGTAATGTGTTTCTGACTCCTTGTGTTATTGTGTAGACGGTGAGATTTGTTAAATGGCAATGCTGACAATAACATTTTccacaaaaagtaaaactttaatCAGGactatgttttaaattattacagTGTATTAACACTGTTCAATTCATATAAAGATGCCAGAATCTCCTTTTTTTCCGTTCATGAAATAATTCTGTCAGACACAGTCCTTTCACATAATGAGGGTCCTAAAAGTCTTCTTCGGCTCCTTGTGTTAGGCATTAACACAGAAACTTGAAACTCACgcaaaaacacacatgcatAATACACTAACACGTACACACAATGAGCACGCACATTGGTCCGTCCTCTGTTCAGGTGACATTTAGGCCGATATATAAACCACTGGCAGGTGCTCAGAGTCAGAAGATTCCTGCAGTGCAATACTGAAGTACTGTAACACTTTCCTGTTTGCTAAGCTGAGCTTTTCAGCTGCCTGCCTACCTGTCGCACCCATCAGGGACCCATCTGACCTCAAAGCATCATGCTCACCAGGTATGTTGATGCAGCacaatgtatatatttttttgactaATAGCACTGTAAAACATGTACAGGACCGAAAGCACAAACATGCAAATCTGTAAAGACACAATAAGCAAAAGTCTGCAATCGCAACAAGTCAAAATATGCTGGGAGgtttgtaaaaaatgtaattagagaAATATCCTGACTTTTATTCAGGCTAGTTCTTTGGAGTAATGTTTTAGTCTGGTTTACAacgttcatttttttttttttttttaggtaaacaGATAACTTGATTTTGCCTGTCTGCACACACTACTTTATTGTAGTACTGTAGTTACACTCCAGTttgatgaagttttttttttgttaaattgtcAAATATCTAATTTGTCTACTGGTAAATTTTTCAGATTATCATATAATATTTGCTCCTTATAAAAGTCCTTCAGACTTGGCAAATGTTTTccataaatgcttttaaaacaacagaaaaactgctCCTCAGTCTAAATGCTTTGCTTGTGTTGCAGGAAAGTTATTCTTCTGTTCTCTCTGTGTGTCCTGCTTGTAAAGGGAGACTTTGACACCAATGGTAAGATTGCTTTCAGCCAAAACATGATTTAAGATTATCGCTGTTTAACCCAGTTTTATGATTTTCAGATGTGGGAAGTCAAGCCATATCCACAGGTAAACATAATCGATGTGTTTTCCATCATTTCAATATCAAGTGTACTGAAGCTGTTATGACATGTCTTTAACAAATCTATCTCTAACTTGTTTGTTAGATAAAGATTCATTGTCTGATGAAGCTCCTACAGGTCAGTAACAAACTGTTATCCTGAATAACCTTGCAGGTTTAGTTTGGTGTGGTTCTTTTTAAAGTCATTGCTTATTCtaacaaaaattaataaattaaataaaatagtgaaataaaagtataaagttagaaatgtaaaaaagtaaataggGTTAAATCTTCTTTATTAAACTATTTCCAATTTATTTGAAGCATACTGATTAATTCAGACTGTAAACCACCATATACAACATCTTGAATAAATAGTTGTATGTCATCGGCATATTATCAAATCTTatgttaaagtaaatgaaagtTTAATATTGAAACATATTACCAGCAAGCATTAAAAAGTTATAAGTCTGGTTCCTTTCAATCacagctaaaaaagaaaagatacaaGCTGTACTTGGATGGAAcaaaaatcatgttttaatacagGTTAACATGAATTTATTGACATGTGAACTGATCAGTTAGGTTTGAATTGttcagaaacacaaaataattaagTTGTTGACTATTAGCACAACTTGAAGTCTACAGTGCAACGCTAATTTAGTCATtgttaaatagaaaaatgttgCCACTCAACTCTTTTTCTTGATGTTTCAGAGAGCATGAACGTTGTCTCTCCTGACCAACCTGGTAAGAGTTTTAGACACCTTTGCTTATTTTATCAAAGTGATACCTAATGCAGGTTGGAATATATGGTCGAGTTTATGACCATTATACTCTGCATATACTGCTGGATACTCTGAATAAATGGAAAAGTAAAGTAAATAGATATCATCCGTTGTTTCCTCAGTTTGGGAGACAAATTCCAGAGCTAATATCAAATCATAAATAGCTGTAAAATGTCTTAACTAAATGGAGGACATTAGGCATAATTTCCTTTTACAGATGTTACTTCTGGTGaatgtaataaaatgaaaatgttatacATGACACAAACAATTTCGAACTGTGATTATCCATACCTCTATGAAAACCAAAATGCCTGTATCCAATCATACCCCTACCTCAAGATGGAACCCGTTCAGGGatttaaacagcaaagaaatatggatttatttgatttagtttatgcaaataaaagcaacaaaatgctGTGCATCAACGATAAATATTTCCTCtggttattattttattttattttatttatgttttgttctAATTTTTTGCATAAACATATGTACGTATAACATGATTCTTAAAATGACTTGTTCCAGATGAATCACAGTATTACGCAGGAGGACCATCAGGTATGGAACATGTTGTTTAATATAATTTGAAACAGCAAAATGATCTGTTTCTTGCTGTAACATTAATGGAAAACACAGGTACATGGTGGTTCATGAGATTAATGATGCTGTAACTGAGAGGTGCTACCATATTTCCCTTTTGCAATTTCCTACCTCTGTGGTGTTAATGGTGTCCTAAAAAGGTGATCCCCTGCCtaggggatgttttttttttacctcctttgAACAATGATGACTTCAATTAATTTATAATCTACTCTTGTCTGTTGTGGAGATTTGTGTTTATGTGACTCCAATAAATTATACATATTAGCAGTTAGAATAGTCAACCTTCCCAAAGGGaaatcagaaccaaaataaatggaaaagggTGTAATACAATGCTTTCAAAAACTAGTATAGTATTGAATTGAGGCACAGGTAAGATTCAAAGATTTGTATGATAATTTTGCTCCataattcaaataaattgaTATGCAATGGTATAAGTACACAGGAACAAAAGGGTTTGGAACAAGAAATGGAAGTAGAAAGGGATGCAATATTAGATGCAAAATGACGGTACAAAACTCACACAGAGCACCAATTGACCTATTAACCAGTTTACCTGTTCATGTATTTCTGTTCTGTTGATGGGTTTTTAGACACCAGCAGTACCAGTTCAGAGACGGCAGACAGTAAGACCATTTCTCTGCATCTTGAGATATGGAAATAGTTACACCTAGTTAATCTATACATCTAACCAAAGTTCTATAAATGTGTTCAGTCCTTAAATCTAAAACACCCTCTTAGGATTTCAACACTATTCATTCAATTATTTAGccattaatttaatgtttatgcTTCCTTTATTTAGCTCCAGCAGTAGATCAAGTATCAGCTCATGGTAAGATCCACATTGATTTGTTATAATTTTGAGCGTGACTAAACctttaaatctgtttgtgttcattgtTTATGTCACCTTCTGATTAGTTTATGAATTAACTGTTTGATTTCAGAGCCTGTTGCAGCCTCCCCAAGCAgtgcagaggaagaggatggTGAGAGGGACATACACTGAGCATAAGCTTCTTTAAATTGCCCTCCACCCTCTCTGTATTTCAACTTTCATCCAAAAAAAGAGATATTTTGCCGACAAGCCAGAGGGTAGTGTGTATTTACAAATGTAACCCATGAGCCCCACTGACCACTACCCTGTACACTGACACTAACCATAACACAATAAACAATTTCAATTTCACGGAATAACAGCAGAGGgggttgtgtaaaaaaaaaaaaaaaacttttaatatgTTACTGTTTTTGCcatgacatttttaatttatttatataccatattatttttttccttgcagAAGAGAAAGGTAATGATTCAGAagaaggaggaaagaaaaagttCAGCTCTCGTTCAGCTAAACCTCAAAGCCCCGCCCACACCAACCAGAGCCCCGCCCACATCATTCAGATCCCCGCCCTCCCACCTCAGCCAGTCGCCCCCCAGCCGAAAACTTTGCCCAGGACTCGTTCGTCTAAGAGACGATCCAGGACCAACCGCCGACAGATATAATAACCTGCATAAAACAACCCTCAAACATGTAATCTGTCCCCCACAGATTCACTCAGTAACTACTCTGTACTGTTTTGATCACTGAATATTGAAGAGGAAACTCTTCAGTGCTTGGGTTCATGTCCACCTTTAGACTCAAAAGTTAAAAACTATCATTATGCAGACTCCCAGGACAGTTTGATCGGTCAGACGACCTCAGTCTGATGTTTGTGGAACAAACATGGGTTTCAAACACAGCTGTGAAACATGaactatatataaatacatacacaCTCCTTGGCcccagatatatatattttaccttCTTTGTAACGACTTCAGCTTCTGGACTCCAGCAGACCTCAGAGTATTAAACTCTTTTCAgtttattgatttattattgttattattattattatgcttatacacatttgttaaacatttaaaaaacatgccacttttttcctttgttccttttatcatattttaattaagTCAAACAAAATCCCTCTTCCTATCAGAAACAGATCATTATGtgctgtaaaatgaaaaacattgaaaaatgagctgtaataaaaatctgatatgtgtatattgtcttttctttatataaaaaaacaagaacaataaTTCTCCTGCTGTTGGTCCAAGTTTCAGGGTTGTTTGAATCTGAACTTTGCTTTGTTGAGATTAGGACCGTGTTATTGTTTCGTTGGCTATTTGGACTCATCTCCCTAAGGAAATAGTTATTCCTCTTCCCTTACAGTAATTGtaaaagttgtttttggacacacacacgcacacacacccacaAACGAAGAGAAGAAGCATCTTACTATTATGGTTCTTGATTGAGGGCTGACCATGTTCAGACCCAATTGTGCTGCAACTGCAGTTTAATTAAATCTCTGAACCAGGAAAGCTGTGCTTTGGTGGTATCTATATCCTCTAATAAACTACAGGGACGCACTGGGAAGGAGGCTGTGAAGAGACTTTCCCTGATATGTTTATCAttgctttcaattcaattcaattcaattttatttatatagcgccaatttatgaaacatgtcatctcgaggcactttacaaggtcaaattcaatcatattatacagattagtcaaaaatgtcctatataagggaaccagttgattgcttcaaagtcccgacaagcagcattcactcctggagaagcgtagagccacagtggggagtcgtctgcattgtccatggctttgcagcaatccctcatactgagcaagcatgaagcaacagtggaaagaaaaactccccattaacagggaggaaaacctccaacagaagcgggctcagtatgaacggtcatctgcctcgactgactggaggttagagaagacagagcagagacacaacaagagagacaaaaaagcacagaagcacacattgatccagtaatctgttctatattagatggtaatcTAATAtagatctgtcttccctggatgatgtcacagttaacagaacgtcagaccaggtgtacctactatgaagaaaaaagagagagagaacaaaagttaaaagctgaaatgacaacagtcatttcaatgcaatgcaatgcaaaactggagaacagtagaaatcagtagagtgagagaaatagacccttatgtcctccagtagcctaagcctatagcagcataactattgaggtagctcagggtaacatgagccactataactataagctttgtcaaaaaggaaagttttaggattgttctcaaaagtagacagggtgtctgcctcacggaccaaaactgggtcTGTGAGACTTGTCTTTTGTTCTTTATAACAGTGAAGACAAAACATTTATCCTAGTAGTTTATGCAGTTTATGAATATTACTATGTACACAATGTTGCAtcctgaaaagaaagaaatctttatttgtcattgcaattgtgcATTCCAACTTAATATGTCTTCTGCGTTTGATCCAGCaagagcagtgggcagcttttACAAGGGCCGTTGGTAGCAGTCTGGGGCTAAGGGTATTGCTGAGGGACCCATTATAGTGGTAGTCTGTGGGGATCtaactgggtacttgcaaccttatCTAACCACTAGGCTACCACTCCCCAGAATATGCCTAGGTCCAATAACTAACATGAAGAAGAAGTGAGCACCATGTCATagcaagattttttttggatttaattATCATCTAAAGCTTTGTGTAGGGCAGGGGGCAGGAATTGTTTCTGGGGCGACTGTGGTGCTGGTTCAAACCCCtgctccgaccgtctcagtcaTTCTGTTGTTAGGCCAGAGACTTGCcctgctttgcctgctggcTGTGTGTTGGTGGCAGTGgtgcctccagaaatgtttcgtAGGGGTGGCCACAtggagccacttaaactcttggggtggtgctgaaactaaaagccataagaATTTTATTCTGCTGTTGTAGTGGAGCTGCttgtagaaaactatcagaaagacttGAGTAAACGCTTGCAAATATCTTTTggtttgtaatgtttttatttttatttttaatgttcctaatgatctaatgtgcatagaccagtaacagtacagttaacattttgagttgaacaacaattcttttttattgtgtaattatatttagaataaggtgtacatttattcctttattggaaaacaaaacagtttctatgggaaagtagatactggcagatacaaataaaagggTGATAGAAGCTCAGAAAGAGCGGCTgcctacaatttacactggccaccccctggtggcgccactgGTGGGTggatgactgaatgtagtgtaaaacgctttggggtcctcaggaccTGATAAAGCATTATACAAGTGCAGGCCATTTTACCAGTTCTGCACTTTGTTTAGTTGCACCTTCAGTACAACTAAACAAAATTTGCTTAGAGCtgcaaaagcaacattttcttcaaggGTCAATTGAATTCTATAGAAAAGGAAATCAAAAAGGCATGTCGTTTCTAAACTATTGACAAAAATTGCAAAAGAATAT is part of the Fundulus heteroclitus isolate FHET01 chromosome 13, MU-UCD_Fhet_4.1, whole genome shotgun sequence genome and harbors:
- the si:ch211-133n4.6 gene encoding uncharacterized protein si:ch211-133n4.6 isoform X2 gives rise to the protein MLTRKVILLFSLCVLLVKGDFDTNDVGSQAISTDKDSLSDEAPTESMNVVSPDQPDTSSTSSETADTPAVDQVSAHEPVAASPSSAEEEDEEKGNDSEEGGKKKFSSRSAKPQSPAHTNQSPAHIIQIPALPPQPVAPQPKTLPRTRSSKRRSRTNRRQI
- the si:ch211-133n4.6 gene encoding uncharacterized protein si:ch211-133n4.6 isoform X4 produces the protein MLTRKVILLFSLCVLLVKGDFDTNDVGSQAISTDKDSLSDEAPTDTSSTSSETADTPAVDQVSAHEPVAASPSSAEEEDEEKGNDSEEGGKKKFSSRSAKPQSPAHTNQSPAHIIQIPALPPQPVAPQPKTLPRTRSSKRRSRTNRRQI
- the si:ch211-133n4.6 gene encoding uncharacterized protein si:ch211-133n4.6 isoform X1, with the protein product MLTRKVILLFSLCVLLVKGDFDTNDVGSQAISTDKDSLSDEAPTESMNVVSPDQPDESQYYAGGPSDTSSTSSETADTPAVDQVSAHEPVAASPSSAEEEDEEKGNDSEEGGKKKFSSRSAKPQSPAHTNQSPAHIIQIPALPPQPVAPQPKTLPRTRSSKRRSRTNRRQI
- the si:ch211-133n4.6 gene encoding uncharacterized protein si:ch211-133n4.6 isoform X3, with the protein product MLTRKVILLFSLCVLLVKGDFDTNDVGSQAISTDKDSLSDEAPTDESQYYAGGPSDTSSTSSETADTPAVDQVSAHEPVAASPSSAEEEDEEKGNDSEEGGKKKFSSRSAKPQSPAHTNQSPAHIIQIPALPPQPVAPQPKTLPRTRSSKRRSRTNRRQI